AAATATTGTTACAGACAAAATGATTTGACATATTATAAGTATTGTATATTCTACTAGTGAAAAATTCCAGGACAGTTAtcaaaaaaccttgtttttcaAGGATTTTTGACCATAAAGAGTGTTTTTCCAGGTCTTCAAGGACACCCTTCCATTTTCCAGGAATTTTTTCTAGGATTTTCCAGGTGCTGGCCACCCTGCTTTATGGGAACGGGCTATTATTTAAAACTAttgctttaaaatatatttctccgtgtttccaaaaaatatggaaaacaagaaaaaaaggaaatatgtacaattgttcttattttattctcatttaattttttaaacattaccaCCTTATTGTTcctacaaaattgttttttacaaaaaaaaattgtactgaaattttcacgaatttcaaattttcaaaaagaaattcTCACACCTGCATTAATTCGCTTTTATTGACAATTGTTGTCGTTTGCAAATTCATGCGCATGATTTTGTCTTcatattttgaaatttcttttctACAGTCAATGTGCAGCATGTCACTGTcctaaaaagaaatgcaatgcatacttgtgaaaaaaataaatagactATAAAATATTAACTTTAAAATACTTTATAATGTCCTTACTTGGCTTTTCCTGCTCAATTTCTTTAGCAGTTTTtgataatttctttttaaaccatttaactaaaaaaaaataatcattttttttaaattatttaatttattacaccattttgcaaaaaaactagATTTGCCTTCccaaaattcattctttttaaataatattcacTTCAATGGAATTAAAAATACCCAAATCCTGGATAATTGGACATTTTCTCAAGGATTTAATTTCTATGGATGGgctaatttcaaatttttgatgATTTTGTGGGTGATTTAGCAGAAAAGTACTAATCTTATAATAACTGTTTACGAGGGCAATACCAGAGAATATTGAATGACATCAAACAATACGTGACAGaggtattgcccgaaataaacagttattttatggattattatccgggtacTGCACTCCAGGTACCGGTCAAGTGTATATGTCAAGTGTGCTTGTCAAGTGTGTAGGTCAAGTGTATGGCAAGTGAATATGTCAAGCGTATATGTCAAGTGCGTATTTGGCATACGCACTTGACAAGTCAAGTGCGTATTTGGCATACGCACTTGACAAGTCAAGTATGTATCCCATGTGTGTATGTCAAGTGTGTATGCCAAGCGTATATGTCAAGTGTGTATGTCAAGCAAAATATGTCAAGCGTATATGTCAAGTACATATGTTAAGTGTGTATGTTAAGTGTATATGTCAAGTGTGTATGTCAAATGTGTATGTTAAGTGTGTATAAAATAAGCAACTCGCTTAAATGATGCAATTTTGAAATATGTAATGGTAGAAGCAAATTAACACATACATTACACACCAGAAAAGCCGGATTACAAAAATAACCTAACAACGGgtaaaaatttttacgaaagCATCTTTCTCATGAAAAATATTATTCCAGCTTCCAGCTTGaaaacttagtacaggtaaataaTGTCATACTCTAAGTCAAGTgcttacttttttatataaaataggtTGCTTCCTGCAAGGCCGAAGCCACTACCAGGCAGCAAGCTATATGGAGttacaaagacaaaaaaatatgaCAATTGACATTATACTTAAAAGCCTGGAGATTGTTTTAAAAGGGAAAACAATTATGTGGTAGAGAATTCCACAGAAAAGAAGTGCGAGGCTTGACAATTAAAAACTCTTATGACAATTAGGAACCTGAACCATCAAAGCATGAGAGTTGGATGAAAGTCAAGGGTTCCATGAGAAAACAAAAGCGAAGGTGTCAGTCCTAACTATTTTTGTCCCCATTCAACTATTGTACGAAGAACATCCTCTAACTCTGCAGCCATATCGACTCTGTCAAACAAATCATTTAATGGGGACGAGTATTGTTATCAGCGTATACAACAAGTTTACTTAGAAATTCACAAAGGTCATTAACGAAAATAAGAAAGAGAGTAGGGCCAAAAAAGAGAACCTTGAGGCACACCTGAGTTAATAGAGTAGTAGGTAAGTAATTGACTGTCAAGAACTATTTTGGGATTATTAAGAGTGGGGTggtaatttttttccaaattgaTAGCTGGAGTGGTTGTTAATACAATGAAATGGGTGGATTTCTTATACCTAGGTCTAATATAGGAGGTCAGCAATAGCTAGGGAAAGGGCATATATGAAAAGTGAGACCCGATACCATATGTGATACCCGATACCCAATACCTAAGACCCGATACCCTGACACTAATACCCGAGACCCGAGACCCAATATCCTGATACAGATACCCGAGGAGACCCCAGACCCAATACCCTGATACAGATACCCGAGGAGACCCGATAccctgattattttttttattatcatttttttttttattttctttttaatataaacGATAATAGAAACACATTTTGATGTGATTTGATTGAATTTTACCTTAATTACTGGTTTAATTACTTTTAAGACCTTCTTCGAACACAATGCCTTCCTTTAATTCTGATTTAATACAGCTTTTCGTGGCTTTTGCacacacaaaatatatatacctcACTTTTAAGTTGCTTCATTTTGTTATTGTAATTATTTACTATATGAGTTGTATTCTTTTGTGCCGTCACTATATTTTCATGCAAAACCCGAATCTAAAAGCAGAatcattttttaagtaaaatacCTTTTAAAAAGACGTGGTGAGAATAACAAAGTGAGAAATTGGTTTGGTATATCGACTTACACAAAACAACAGCTAAACAATGATTAAAACAGCTTCTAAGAAGTAATACATACTTCGTCTTCTTTTTCTTGTAAGGACTTTTGAAGAATCTCATGCACATTATTTTTTTGGTTCACTTCGTGCTTCAGGTCTTGCATACGTTTTTCCCATTCTACTTGTTTGTCATATATCATAGCATCAATTTGACGCATCAACTAAATAAATACTCCAATATACCATTACAATATATCAATAAataaagaattatataaaaaaatccttacCTCTATTAATTCAGGTTCACAGGAGTGATGAGAAGTGTGACTGTAATAGAACAAGTTACAGTATACAGCAAGGTAATATACCCCCTCTTTCTATTCCTCTCTTCCTctttttttctctctctctctctctctccctCTCTctcttaaaatagaaaaaaactttGAGAATTTTGATAGGTTATGATAAGAATTGAGAACATAAGTGGTAAATAATGCAGTTACATTGGTATGGCTGACACTTGAATTTGGTTGGTTTGAAGATCAACCAAAACTGTTACCTACAATTTACTCGTAGAGCAGAGTGATTACAAAGTACAGATTGATTACATGGTACAGAATGATTACATAGAACAGAGTGATTACAAAATACAGAGTGATTACATAGAACAGAGTGATTACAAAGTACAGAGTGATTACATAGAACAGAGTGATTACATAGTACAGAGTGATTACATAGTACAGATAATAATTatctttctttttgttgttgtttatatgCTAACAATGTCAAGTATTGAAGTACTGATTGACGATAAAAATACAGGTGTCAAAGTAGTTTGACATACCTATTGTTTCTGTTATGTTGCAGGAGATCACTGAATCTTTCCATATTATTTATTATACTAACTCTTATATCTGTTCTAAAACCTACAAAAAATCTGATGTATAGATACTAAACCACCATTTGTTAACGagattaaaagatttttaaaaataagatgaCTAGCACTTAAAGGATTCCAGATCCtgtacaaaaataattaaagtgTAGCCGGTGATATTACAACTTTAACACAACCCCACTCCCCAGCATGAAACATTGATTTAGTCACTAGAAGTATAAAGCCTTGAATGGTGTATTACTTGTTTAACATATTCAGCG
Above is a window of Hydractinia symbiolongicarpus strain clone_291-10 chromosome 3, HSymV2.1, whole genome shotgun sequence DNA encoding:
- the LOC130636078 gene encoding centrosomal protein of 63 kDa-like isoform X1, yielding MERFSDLLQHNRNNSHTSHHSCEPELIELMRQIDAMIYDKQVEWEKRMQDLKHEVNQKNNVHEILQKSLQEKEDEIRVLHENIVTAQKNTTHIVNNYNNKMKQLKSELNGLKRNYQKLLKKLSRKSQDSDMLHIDCRKEISKYEDKIMRMNLQTTTIVNKSELMQQQLLNYQMQLNKKTKLLEKMDSKKANEINNIERKIFDAQMEALRLENDHLRSLLYHKQKYVYNSVYDIGPDDNDIDSDKVSHTCNLSEADNLIQNDNFENMAPSSHNMKKYPYYMSNFLHNEMEYEEKLDAQINSAINEFDQHVTKLFLKVKT
- the LOC130636078 gene encoding centrosomal protein of 63 kDa-like isoform X2; translated protein: MERFSDLLQHNRNNSHTSHHSCEPELIELMRQIDAMIYDKQVEWEKRMQDLKHEVNQKNNVHEILQKSLQEKEDEIRVLHENIVTAQKNTTHIVNNYNNKMKQLKSELNGLKRNYQKLLKKLSRKSQDSDMLHIDCRKEISKYEDKIMRMNLQTTTIVNKSELMQQQLLNYQMQLNKKTKLLEKMDSKKANEINNIERKIFDAQMEALRLENDHLRSLLYHKQKYVYNSVYDIGPDDNDIDSDKVSHTCNLSADNLIQNDNFENMAPSSHNMKKYPYYMSNFLHNEMEYEEKLDAQINSAINEFDQHVTKLFLKVKT